A DNA window from Bacteroides cellulosilyticus contains the following coding sequences:
- a CDS encoding two-component regulator propeller domain-containing protein: protein MKKRSILILFLSVIGLTSFAYPSMIVEHYTAERGLPNNIVNCTLKGSEGFVWFGTWYGLCSFDGTKFRSYDNRDGFYSADIPPRKIQRIVEDKNGFLWLKTIDRKLYLFDKKHESFHAVYDDVKEYSENIQIIKIQTTADGDVLLLTKDKSLLRAHTDKEGKITMKQLHDSRPNINHYDMRLKHNVLCETSEFINWVGMDYQILSLRKGAGLKDKPADFIQKKIAGSPDQFTCASYNSRCLWLGDRNGHIYSIDPENGVVNRYEIPGMDQPVVNLLVTETGLVYITTSEGVYEYNIGYKQLTKLPLSIDGRETGTIFIDKYDKIWFQEGNNALVYYDPLNKANRRFTFPKQNSIGNFEMQDAGEQGMFFLTPGGEILLFDREELEMVRLNQSKPFVDDAPGQLFFHLLLDKDEILWLASTDNGVYRVNFPKKQFQVLKEVSPVPVGDEKPNSWNQGIRALYQAKNGDIWAGTRWQALYRLDSNGQVKQVFSEKNYLVGAVYHIMEDKDGNLWFSTKGNGLVKAEPDMNSPQGLRFIRYKNDPKNPNSISSNDVYFTYQDSQGRIWVGLLGGGLNLISEANGTIAFKHKYNGLKQYPLYGLYMEVRTMMEDNDGRIWVGTMDGLMSFDGHFTNPEEIQFETYRQVSERSNVADNDIYVLYKDSESQIWVSVFGGGLNKLVHYDKERRVPVFKSYGIREGMNNDVVKSIVEDKDGNLWFTTEIGLSCFNKDTEQFRNYDRYDGFLNVELEESSALRTLNGDLWLGSRQGILTFSPNKLETQNMNYDTRIVDFKISNRDLRSFHEDPVLKESITFADAIRLKYNQSMFTIEFAALNFYNPNRVFYRYILEGYENEWHYNGKNRIASYTNVPPGSYTFRVETIDEANPELVSNRTLAITILPPWWLSWWAIVIYVVLGIIALYFSLRLAFFMIKMKNDIYIEQKVSEMKIKFFTNISHELRTPLTLIKGPIQELRERETLSPKGVQYVELMEKNTNQMLQLVNQILDFRKIQNGKMRLHVSLIDFNELVVSFQKEFRVLSEENEVSFTFQLPDAAIMIWADKEKLSIVIRNIISNAFKFTPSGGSIHVVAGLTEDGEHCFLRVEDNGIGIPQNKLTEIFERFSQGENAQNSYYQGTGIGLALSKEIVNLHHGVIRAESPEGKGTVFIVELLLGKEHYRISEVDFYVSDTETAPAGGVSSADIMAEEDSEEQTEIDASLPNLLLVEDNKDLCQLIKLQLEDKFNIHIANNGVEGLKKVHLYHPDIVVTDQMMPEMDGLEMLQSIRKDFQISHIPVIILTAKNDEDAKTKAITLGANAYITKPFSKEYLLARIDQLLSERLLFRERIRLQMENQKTTEEDSYEQYLVKKDVQFLEKIHQVIEENMDDSDFNIDTIASGIGLSRSAFFKKLKSLTGLAPVDLVKEIRLNKSVELIKNTDLSISEIAFAVGFKDSGYYSKCFRKKYNQTPREYMSEWRKGEK, encoded by the coding sequence ATGAAGAAACGATCTATTCTAATACTATTTCTATCGGTGATAGGGCTTACAAGCTTTGCCTATCCCAGCATGATTGTGGAACACTACACGGCCGAACGAGGGTTACCTAATAATATTGTAAACTGTACTTTAAAGGGTAGCGAGGGCTTTGTCTGGTTCGGCACTTGGTATGGCTTATGTAGCTTTGACGGTACTAAGTTTCGTTCGTACGATAACCGTGACGGATTTTATTCGGCTGACATTCCTCCACGTAAGATTCAGCGTATCGTAGAAGATAAGAATGGCTTTCTTTGGCTCAAGACCATTGATCGTAAACTGTATCTGTTTGATAAGAAACATGAAAGTTTTCATGCGGTTTATGACGATGTGAAGGAATACTCTGAGAATATTCAGATTATCAAGATTCAGACTACTGCGGATGGGGATGTCCTATTACTGACCAAAGATAAGAGTCTGCTTCGTGCGCATACTGATAAAGAGGGCAAAATTACAATGAAGCAATTGCACGATTCACGCCCTAATATTAACCACTACGATATGCGTTTGAAGCATAATGTGTTATGCGAGACTTCCGAATTTATCAATTGGGTGGGTATGGATTATCAGATACTTTCGTTAAGGAAAGGAGCGGGGTTGAAAGATAAGCCTGCCGATTTCATTCAGAAGAAGATAGCCGGTAGCCCCGACCAGTTCACCTGTGCGTCTTATAATTCCAGATGTTTATGGTTAGGCGACCGGAACGGACACATCTATAGTATTGATCCGGAGAATGGAGTGGTCAATCGTTATGAAATACCGGGAATGGATCAGCCGGTTGTAAATTTGCTGGTAACAGAGACAGGGTTGGTGTATATTACTACAAGTGAAGGAGTATACGAGTATAATATCGGTTATAAGCAATTGACAAAATTACCGCTTTCCATCGACGGGAGAGAAACAGGAACTATATTCATAGACAAATATGATAAAATCTGGTTTCAGGAAGGTAATAATGCATTGGTATACTATGATCCTTTAAATAAAGCCAATCGTCGCTTTACATTTCCTAAACAGAATTCCATAGGAAATTTTGAAATGCAAGATGCCGGTGAACAGGGTATGTTTTTTCTGACTCCGGGCGGAGAGATTCTTTTGTTCGACCGGGAGGAACTGGAGATGGTTCGCCTGAATCAATCAAAGCCTTTTGTCGATGATGCTCCCGGACAACTGTTTTTTCATCTATTGCTGGATAAAGACGAGATTCTCTGGTTGGCTTCTACAGATAATGGGGTGTACAGGGTTAACTTTCCCAAGAAGCAGTTCCAGGTACTTAAAGAAGTGTCTCCGGTGCCGGTTGGTGATGAAAAACCTAATTCCTGGAATCAGGGGATACGCGCTCTGTATCAGGCAAAGAATGGCGATATTTGGGCAGGAACCCGTTGGCAGGCCCTTTATCGCCTTGATAGTAACGGACAGGTAAAGCAAGTTTTCTCGGAAAAGAATTATCTGGTGGGAGCTGTATATCATATCATGGAAGATAAAGATGGGAATCTTTGGTTCTCTACCAAAGGCAATGGTCTTGTGAAGGCTGAACCGGATATGAATTCTCCGCAAGGGTTACGCTTCATACGTTATAAAAATGATCCTAAGAATCCGAATTCAATCAGTAGTAATGATGTGTATTTCACTTATCAGGATAGCCAGGGACGTATCTGGGTTGGTTTGTTAGGTGGTGGTCTGAATCTGATCAGTGAAGCGAACGGGACAATTGCCTTCAAGCATAAGTATAATGGTTTGAAGCAATATCCGCTTTATGGGCTTTATATGGAAGTGCGTACAATGATGGAGGATAATGACGGACGTATCTGGGTAGGAACAATGGATGGTCTGATGTCTTTTGATGGTCATTTCACTAATCCCGAAGAGATTCAATTTGAAACTTACCGCCAGGTGAGTGAACGTTCGAATGTTGCTGACAATGATATTTATGTATTGTACAAAGATTCCGAATCACAAATCTGGGTAAGCGTATTTGGGGGAGGATTGAATAAACTGGTACACTATGATAAAGAAAGGCGGGTACCTGTCTTTAAATCTTACGGCATCCGTGAAGGTATGAATAATGATGTAGTAAAATCAATAGTAGAAGATAAAGACGGAAATCTCTGGTTTACTACAGAAATAGGATTGTCTTGTTTCAATAAAGACACCGAACAGTTCCGTAATTACGACAGGTACGATGGATTCCTGAACGTTGAGTTGGAAGAAAGCAGCGCGCTCCGTACTTTGAACGGTGACTTATGGCTTGGTTCCAGGCAAGGTATTCTCACATTTTCACCTAATAAACTGGAAACGCAGAATATGAACTATGATACACGCATAGTCGACTTTAAAATCTCCAATCGTGATTTGCGTAGTTTTCATGAAGATCCTGTATTGAAAGAATCGATTACATTTGCCGATGCAATCAGGCTAAAGTATAATCAGTCTATGTTTACCATTGAATTTGCTGCATTGAACTTCTATAATCCCAATCGTGTGTTTTATCGATATATCCTTGAAGGATACGAGAATGAATGGCATTACAATGGCAAAAACCGTATTGCTTCTTACACGAATGTGCCGCCCGGATCCTATACTTTCCGGGTGGAAACAATAGATGAAGCCAATCCGGAGCTCGTTTCCAACCGCACGTTGGCCATCACTATTCTTCCGCCCTGGTGGTTAAGCTGGTGGGCTATTGTGATTTATGTAGTCTTGGGTATTATAGCCCTTTATTTCAGTTTGCGTCTGGCTTTCTTTATGATTAAAATGAAGAATGACATCTACATCGAACAGAAGGTTTCGGAAATGAAGATCAAGTTCTTTACAAATATTTCTCATGAACTACGCACTCCTCTGACTTTAATAAAAGGTCCGATACAGGAATTGAGAGAGCGTGAGACACTTTCACCAAAAGGTGTGCAATATGTGGAACTGATGGAGAAGAACACTAACCAGATGTTACAACTTGTCAATCAGATACTTGATTTCCGAAAGATACAGAACGGAAAGATGCGTTTGCATGTGTCGTTGATTGATTTTAATGAGTTGGTAGTCTCTTTCCAGAAGGAATTCCGTGTTCTTTCCGAAGAAAATGAAGTTAGCTTTACTTTCCAGTTGCCGGATGCGGCTATTATGATATGGGCGGATAAGGAGAAGCTGAGTATTGTTATTCGGAACATCATATCCAATGCCTTCAAATTTACCCCTTCCGGTGGCAGCATCCATGTAGTTGCCGGACTGACAGAAGATGGAGAACACTGTTTCCTGAGAGTGGAAGATAACGGGATCGGAATCCCCCAGAATAAATTGACCGAGATTTTTGAACGCTTCTCACAAGGAGAGAATGCCCAAAACTCGTATTATCAGGGTACAGGTATCGGACTGGCACTTTCCAAAGAAATCGTGAATCTGCATCATGGAGTGATTCGTGCTGAAAGTCCTGAAGGAAAGGGAACCGTGTTTATTGTAGAACTATTGCTCGGAAAGGAACATTATCGCATTTCGGAAGTCGATTTTTATGTCAGTGACACTGAAACTGCTCCTGCCGGAGGTGTGTCTTCTGCTGATATCATGGCAGAGGAAGATTCCGAAGAGCAGACGGAAATTGACGCTTCATTGCCGAATCTTTTGTTGGTGGAAGACAATAAAGACCTCTGCCAGCTGATCAAGCTGCAATTGGAAGACAAGTTTAATATTCATATTGCTAATAATGGAGTAGAGGGATTGAAGAAAGTTCACTTGTATCATCCCGATATCGTGGTCACCGACCAGATGATGCCTGAAATGGATGGTTTGGAAATGTTGCAGTCTATTCGTAAAGATTTCCAGATCAGTCATATTCCGGTTATCATCCTGACCGCGAAGAATGATGAAGACGCCAAGACGAAAGCAATCACTTTAGGAGCCAATGCTTACATAACGAAGCCTTTTAGCAAGGAATATTTGTTGGCACGCATTGATCAGTTGCTATCTGAGCGGCTGCTTTTCCGGGAACGGATCCGCCTGCAAATGGAGAATCAGAAAACAACGGAGGAAGATAGTTATGAGCAATATCTTGTGAAGAAGGATGTGCAGTTCCTTGAAAAGATACATCAGGTGATTGAGGAGAACATGGACGACAGCGATTTTAATATCGACACCATAGCTTCCGGAATAGGATTAAGCCGCTCGGCATTCTTTAAGAAATTGAAGAGCCTTACCGGACTGGCACCTGTCGACCTGGTTAAAGAGATTCGTTTGAATAAATCTGTCGAACTGATTAAGAACACGGACTTAAGTATCTCGGAGATTGCCTTTGCCGTCGGATTCAAAGACTCGGGCTATTATAGCAAGTGTTTCCGGAAGAAATATAACCAGACTCCCCGCGAATATATGAGTGAATGGCGGAAAGGGGAGAAATAA
- a CDS encoding thrombospondin type 3 repeat-containing protein: protein MNNIKKVLSVWMLATCVLPVAAQYPVIPDSVKARAAKQEAEFDRKSDAAWKKALPVVMEEAQKGRPYKPWASKPEDLMKSNIPAFPGAEGGGMYTPGGRGGKVIVVTSLEDSGPGTLREACETGGARVIVFNVSGVIRLKAPISLRAPYVTIAGQTAPGDGICVTGHSFLIDTHDVVIRHMRFRRGAQDVAFRDDALGGNAVGNIIIDHCSASWGLDENMSIYRHVYNRGADGHGLKLPTVNITIQNSIFSEALDAYNHAFGATIGGHNSMFCRNLFASNISRNSSVGMDGDFNFVNNVVFNWWNRSIDGGDNKSFYNIINNYFKPGPITPLDKPISYRILKPEAGRDKSQPTSFGKAYVNGNIVHGNAKVTKDNWDGGVQLANEVDAGKFIPQIRVDEPFKTSPVTIMDTQKAYNFVLSNVGATFPKRDAVDTRVIKTVKTGKAIYVKDAPEFISPYVKRRLPADSYKQGIITDIRQVGGLPEYKGESYVDSDGDGMPDAWELANGLNPNDPSDAVKDCNGDGYTNIEKYINGMDTKMKVDWTDLKNNYDTLSKRKSLL from the coding sequence ATGAACAACATTAAGAAAGTATTATCAGTATGGATGCTGGCTACGTGCGTATTGCCAGTGGCAGCACAGTATCCTGTCATTCCCGACTCGGTGAAAGCGAGAGCAGCAAAACAAGAAGCGGAGTTTGACCGGAAATCGGATGCGGCATGGAAGAAAGCCCTGCCGGTTGTTATGGAGGAAGCACAAAAAGGACGTCCTTATAAACCGTGGGCTTCCAAACCGGAAGATTTGATGAAAAGTAACATTCCGGCTTTTCCCGGTGCGGAAGGTGGAGGTATGTATACTCCCGGTGGGCGTGGTGGTAAAGTGATCGTGGTCACTTCTTTGGAAGACTCAGGACCCGGAACTTTGCGTGAGGCTTGTGAAACGGGAGGTGCTCGTGTCATTGTGTTTAATGTTTCCGGAGTTATCCGTTTGAAAGCACCTATCAGCCTGCGTGCTCCTTATGTTACAATTGCCGGACAGACCGCTCCGGGAGATGGTATCTGTGTTACCGGACATTCTTTTCTGATTGATACGCATGATGTTGTGATCAGGCACATGCGCTTCCGCCGTGGAGCGCAGGACGTAGCTTTCCGTGACGATGCGTTGGGAGGAAATGCCGTAGGGAATATCATTATAGACCACTGCTCGGCCAGTTGGGGATTGGATGAGAATATGTCTATCTACCGACATGTATATAACCGGGGAGCGGATGGACATGGGCTGAAATTGCCGACTGTAAATATCACGATTCAGAATTCAATATTTTCGGAAGCATTGGATGCCTACAATCATGCTTTCGGAGCTACAATCGGTGGTCATAACAGCATGTTCTGCCGGAATCTTTTTGCCTCAAATATCAGTCGTAACAGCTCGGTAGGTATGGACGGAGACTTTAACTTTGTCAATAATGTTGTTTTCAACTGGTGGAATCGCTCCATTGACGGTGGTGATAATAAGAGTTTCTATAACATTATAAATAACTATTTCAAACCCGGACCTATCACTCCGTTGGATAAGCCGATTTCTTATCGTATTCTGAAGCCGGAGGCCGGACGTGACAAAAGTCAGCCGACGTCCTTTGGTAAGGCTTATGTAAATGGAAATATCGTCCATGGAAATGCAAAGGTTACAAAAGACAACTGGGATGGTGGTGTACAACTAGCCAATGAAGTGGATGCCGGAAAATTTATTCCGCAGATCAGGGTGGACGAACCTTTCAAAACATCTCCTGTAACCATTATGGATACTCAAAAGGCTTATAATTTCGTGTTAAGTAATGTGGGAGCGACTTTTCCGAAGCGGGATGCTGTTGATACGAGAGTCATCAAAACAGTGAAGACAGGAAAAGCCATCTATGTGAAAGACGCTCCGGAATTCATTTCTCCTTATGTGAAAAGACGTTTGCCTGCGGACTCCTATAAACAAGGCATCATTACGGATATCCGTCAGGTGGGTGGACTGCCCGAGTACAAAGGAGAATCTTATGTGGACTCCGATGGTGACGGTATGCCGGATGCGTGGGAGCTAGCTAATGGACTGAATCCGAATGATCCGAGTGATGCTGTGAAGGATTGCAATGGAGATGGTTACACTAATATTGAGAAATACATCAACGGTATGGATACGAAGATGAAAGTGGACTGGACGGATTTGAAGAACAACTACGATACATTATCCAAACGGAAAAGTTTGCTATAA
- a CDS encoding DUF6298 domain-containing protein, whose product MNMQLRTILLGLLSIGVVQGYAQTFALQVKNEGITYLNDERGNRILDFSYCGYHASGQDIPSVDNAVFVPWKAGDNTARIQRAIDYVASLTPNASGFRGAVLLDRGEFSLSGELRISASGIVLRGMDREKTILLKKGVDRGALIYIEGTDNLRAKDTLQVLSAYVPVNARTLQVASGTSLKKGDRVMVNRPSGKEWITSLGCDIFGGGISALGWKPGDMDLTWDRTISEVNGNQITLDAPLTVALDAQYGASSLILYQWNGRIQECGIENMTLVSDYDRRYSKDEDHCWTGISIGEAENCWVRQVSFRHFSGSAVIVQRTGSRITVEDCISREPISEIGGMRRCTFHTLGQQTLFQRCYSEQGIHDFAAGYCAAGPNAFVQCDSYESLGFSGSIDSWACGLLFDVVNIDGHNLTFKNLGQDKNGAGWNTANSLFWQCTAAEIECYTPAKDAKNRAYGCWAQFSGDGEWAESNNHVQPRSIFYAQLEARLQKKCAERARILPRNTSATSSPTVEVAMELAKEAYEPRLTLEHWIEEREFAPSVSVVGLKSIEDIKEKKTIQGETRDLPEMVIANGRVQMDGVLLVGKSRTTPWWNGKLRTNYLKKASPAITRFVPGREGLGLTDRIDSVVNFMKRNHILVFDQNYGLWYDRRRDDHERIRRRDGDVWGPFYEQPFGRSGQGIAWEGLSKYDLNRPNAWYWARLKEFAEKGSKEGLLLFHENYFQHNILEAGAHWVDCPWRSSNNINETDFPEPVPFAGDKRIFVADMFYDINHPVRRELHRRYIRQCLDNFADNPNVIQLTSAEFTGPLHFVQFWLDVIAEWKVETGKKAKVALSTTKDVQDAVLADPKRAAVVDIIDIRYWHYKTDGIFAPEGGKNMAPRQHMRKMKVGKVTFDEAYKAVSEYRRKFPDKAVTFYAQNYPAMGWAVFMAGGSCPVIPCTDKDFLRDAAMMEVEETDTDDYRKMVKSGIGSIIYSKSGTEIPIRLSSGKYVLKYIHPGTGRVDVIYKSLKINEIYRLKTLEKGEGIYWFHKL is encoded by the coding sequence ATGAATATGCAATTGAGAACAATCCTTCTGGGATTATTGAGTATAGGGGTTGTGCAGGGATATGCGCAAACCTTTGCTTTACAGGTTAAGAATGAAGGAATTACTTACCTGAATGATGAACGGGGAAACCGGATACTCGATTTCTCCTATTGCGGCTACCATGCTTCCGGGCAGGATATTCCTTCTGTGGACAATGCAGTGTTTGTACCCTGGAAGGCGGGTGATAATACTGCGCGAATCCAGCGTGCCATTGACTATGTAGCGTCATTGACTCCCAATGCTTCTGGTTTCCGTGGAGCCGTATTACTGGATCGTGGAGAATTCAGCTTATCCGGGGAACTTCGTATTTCCGCGTCCGGCATTGTTCTGCGTGGTATGGATAGAGAAAAAACTATTCTGCTAAAGAAAGGTGTAGATAGAGGAGCACTTATATATATAGAAGGAACGGACAATCTGAGGGCAAAAGATACCTTGCAGGTTCTTTCAGCTTATGTTCCTGTGAATGCAAGAACATTACAGGTTGCTTCGGGCACTTCTTTAAAGAAAGGAGACCGAGTGATGGTGAATCGCCCTTCCGGCAAAGAGTGGATTACCTCCTTAGGGTGTGATATTTTTGGAGGCGGTATTAGTGCTTTAGGATGGAAGCCGGGTGATATGGACCTGACATGGGATCGGACAATCAGCGAAGTAAACGGTAATCAGATTACTCTGGATGCACCATTGACGGTGGCATTGGATGCTCAATATGGGGCTTCTTCTCTCATTCTTTATCAATGGAACGGTCGCATTCAGGAGTGTGGAATTGAAAATATGACATTGGTTTCCGATTATGACAGGCGTTATTCTAAAGATGAAGACCATTGCTGGACAGGTATTTCTATCGGAGAGGCGGAGAACTGTTGGGTGAGACAAGTGAGTTTCAGACATTTTTCAGGTAGTGCGGTTATTGTCCAGCGTACCGGATCAAGAATTACGGTTGAGGACTGTATTTCCCGGGAACCGATATCTGAAATAGGAGGAATGCGCCGTTGTACTTTCCATACATTGGGACAGCAGACTTTATTTCAGCGTTGTTATTCTGAGCAGGGCATTCACGACTTTGCTGCCGGATATTGTGCTGCCGGACCCAATGCCTTTGTGCAATGCGATTCGTATGAATCATTGGGATTCAGCGGATCTATTGATTCCTGGGCGTGCGGATTGCTGTTTGATGTGGTTAATATCGATGGTCATAATCTTACATTTAAGAATCTGGGACAAGATAAGAATGGAGCAGGTTGGAATACAGCGAATAGTTTATTCTGGCAATGTACAGCCGCTGAGATAGAGTGTTATACTCCGGCAAAAGATGCGAAAAACCGCGCGTATGGGTGTTGGGCACAATTCTCCGGCGACGGTGAATGGGCGGAATCCAATAATCATGTGCAACCTCGTAGCATCTTTTATGCCCAGTTGGAAGCGCGTTTGCAGAAGAAATGTGCTGAGCGTGCCCGTATTCTGCCCAGAAATACAAGTGCAACGAGCAGTCCTACTGTAGAAGTGGCAATGGAACTTGCCAAAGAAGCTTATGAGCCACGTCTGACATTGGAACATTGGATTGAGGAGAGGGAATTTGCTCCTTCGGTGTCAGTTGTCGGCTTGAAATCTATTGAGGATATTAAAGAGAAAAAGACAATTCAGGGCGAAACGCGAGACCTACCGGAAATGGTTATTGCAAATGGGCGTGTTCAAATGGATGGGGTCTTGTTGGTGGGAAAAAGCCGCACTACTCCTTGGTGGAATGGTAAGCTCAGAACCAACTATTTGAAGAAGGCAAGTCCGGCAATTACCCGCTTTGTCCCCGGGCGTGAGGGGTTGGGACTGACAGACCGTATAGATTCAGTCGTTAACTTTATGAAGCGGAATCATATACTCGTATTTGACCAGAATTACGGACTTTGGTATGATCGTCGCCGGGATGACCATGAACGTATCCGTCGGCGCGATGGAGATGTATGGGGCCCCTTTTATGAACAACCTTTCGGACGTAGCGGTCAAGGTATTGCCTGGGAAGGATTGAGTAAATATGATCTGAATCGTCCCAATGCATGGTATTGGGCACGTCTGAAAGAGTTTGCGGAAAAGGGAAGTAAAGAAGGATTGCTCTTGTTCCATGAGAACTATTTTCAGCATAATATTTTGGAAGCCGGTGCACATTGGGTGGACTGTCCTTGGAGAAGCAGTAATAATATTAATGAAACGGACTTCCCGGAACCTGTTCCGTTTGCAGGCGATAAACGCATTTTTGTTGCGGATATGTTTTATGATATCAATCATCCTGTGCGACGTGAGCTGCATAGACGATACATTCGTCAGTGCCTGGACAACTTTGCCGATAATCCTAATGTGATTCAGTTGACCAGTGCAGAGTTTACCGGTCCTTTACATTTTGTACAGTTCTGGCTGGATGTAATAGCAGAATGGAAGGTGGAAACCGGTAAGAAGGCCAAAGTAGCATTAAGTACAACGAAAGATGTGCAGGACGCTGTTCTTGCTGATCCGAAACGTGCAGCTGTAGTAGATATTATTGATATTCGATATTGGCATTATAAAACGGATGGCATTTTTGCTCCGGAAGGGGGAAAGAATATGGCTCCCCGCCAGCACATGCGCAAAATGAAGGTAGGAAAGGTGACCTTTGATGAAGCATATAAAGCTGTGAGTGAGTATCGCCGGAAGTTTCCGGATAAGGCGGTTACTTTCTATGCACAAAATTATCCGGCTATGGGATGGGCAGTATTCATGGCGGGAGGCTCATGTCCGGTGATACCCTGCACTGACAAAGATTTCCTAAGAGATGCTGCAATGATGGAGGTAGAAGAAACAGACACTGATGACTATAGGAAAATGGTAAAATCTGGTATCGGAAGTATCATTTATTCCAAGTCCGGAACAGAAATTCCTATTCGATTGTCGTCTGGAAAGTATGTGTTAAAGTACATTCACCCAGGTACAGGAAGAGTGGATGTGATATATAAATCTTTGAAAATTAACGAAATATACCGTTTGAAGACTCTGGAAAAAGGAGAAGGAATTTATTGGTTCCACAAACTGTAA
- a CDS encoding RNA polymerase sigma factor — protein sequence MMEQTNNSTETLLASFQAGNMAAFSELYDLHINILFNYGLKLTIDKELLKDCIHDIFVKLYVKKDELGVIDNLKSYLFISLKNKLCDELRKRMYMSDTAVEEINVGSSTDVEDDYMEEEKTRNNLLLVNNLMDQLSPRQREALTLYYIEEKKYEDICEIMDMNYQSVRNLMHRGLTKLRALVG from the coding sequence ATGATGGAACAGACTAATAATTCAACCGAAACTTTACTCGCCTCTTTTCAAGCGGGCAATATGGCAGCTTTCTCTGAGCTGTACGATTTGCACATTAATATTCTTTTTAATTATGGGTTGAAGTTGACTATTGATAAAGAGTTGCTGAAAGATTGCATCCACGATATTTTTGTGAAGCTTTATGTGAAGAAGGACGAACTGGGTGTTATTGACAATCTGAAGTCCTACTTGTTCATTTCATTAAAGAATAAACTCTGTGATGAGCTTCGCAAACGCATGTATATGTCCGACACGGCTGTCGAAGAGATAAATGTGGGCTCATCTACGGATGTGGAAGACGATTATATGGAGGAAGAGAAAACCCGGAACAACCTCTTGCTGGTCAATAACCTTATGGACCAGTTATCTCCCCGGCAGCGTGAGGCGCTTACCTTATACTATATAGAAGAAAAAAAATACGAAGATATTTGCGAGATTATGGATATGAATTATCAGTCTGTACGCAATTTGATGCATCGGGGACTGACAAAACTACGTGCTTTGGTAGGGTAA
- a CDS encoding DUF6078 family protein, with product MILKQDIPHGYAYCFAGKDCCPKANSCLRAIAAKLLTESEEPQPQTVNTVNAIYVEQLSDLSACSLYRSSEPLRYAKGMTHLFDDFPLKEAPSIRFRVVNCFSCERYFYHCRKGDRLISPEEQRKIANVFRASGLGIAPKFDGFEYVIAW from the coding sequence ATGATATTAAAACAAGATATCCCTCATGGCTATGCCTATTGTTTTGCAGGTAAAGACTGCTGTCCCAAGGCGAACAGTTGCCTGAGAGCCATAGCGGCGAAGTTGCTCACAGAGAGCGAAGAACCGCAACCTCAAACCGTAAATACGGTGAATGCTATTTATGTTGAGCAATTATCCGACCTGTCTGCCTGTTCCCTTTACCGTTCGAGCGAGCCGCTCCGCTATGCCAAGGGGATGACTCATCTTTTTGACGATTTTCCTCTGAAAGAAGCTCCCTCCATTCGCTTCAGAGTCGTCAACTGTTTTTCGTGCGAACGTTACTTCTATCATTGTCGTAAGGGAGACCGGTTGATTTCGCCGGAAGAACAGCGGAAGATAGCCAATGTATTTCGTGCCTCCGGTCTTGGTATTGCTCCCAAATTCGATGGGTTTGAATATGTGATTGCATGGTGA